A single window of Crassostrea angulata isolate pt1a10 chromosome 8, ASM2561291v2, whole genome shotgun sequence DNA harbors:
- the LOC128160437 gene encoding protein shisa-4-like, whose protein sequence is MEILILELIFTILCLPGLTSAGCYYNSYYYNYYCYYYYYYYYYSDNYDDSSVGTYVGAFVGGIVFLIVVAVVVLCICAAKNSQRNRIVTMHGGGATVTNVNCVNTIQHPPPPAGYGYGAPPPPGYGPGYGPGYAQPSQSMFGGGDPVYPPNQYPPPKY, encoded by the exons ATGGAGATCCTTATTCTGGAACTGATTTTCACAATACTTT GTCTTCCTGGTCTGACGTCTGCTGGCTGTTATTACAATTCctactactacaactactactGCTATTATTACTACTATTACTACTATTACAGCGACAATTACGACGACAGCAG TGTGGGTACATACGTTGGTGCGTTCGTTGGGGGAATAGTGTTCCTTATCGTAGTGGCTGTAGTCGTCCTGTGTATCTGTGCCGCTAAAAATAGCCAGAGGAACCGCATCGTTACGATGCATGGAGGCGGGGCAACAGTGACCAATGTCAACTGTGTCAACACAATTCAGCATCCTC CCCCGCCTGCAGGTTATGGCTATGGAGCACCCCCTCCCCCAGGATATGGACCTGGATACGGTCCAGGATACGCCCAACCATCTCAGTCCATGTTTGGAGGGGGCGATCCCGTCTATCCCCCTAACCAGTACCCACCCCCAAAATATTAA